The stretch of DNA TTGTTTTTTTAGTATCTGCGGTTTCATTTACTTTTCCTTTTTTGCCTGCCTGCCGGCAGGCAGGCCTGCCTGCCGCGCTTTGCTTGACGCAGGTAGGTTTTTCAATATAACCTCCCGAACCTTGCCCAATATCAACACCACAGAAGAAACAGCATCATCATTTGCTGGAATGGCGACATCTACATTGGCGGGATTAACATTTGTATCTGTTATAGCAATTGACTTAATCTTCATTCTCCTTGCCTCCTTTGTAGCAATTTCATTTTCACGGGCATCCGTAATGAAAACCGCATCAGGCAATTTTTCCATCTGCTCAATACCGCCGAACACATGTTCAAGCTTTTTAATCTCTTTTTCCATTTCTAAACGCTCATGTTTTGGGTATTTTTTCCACTCTTCAGTCCCCTTCTTTTCTTTCAGCTCCTTAAGATGCGTGACTCTTTCACTAATGGTCGCCCAATTCGTAAGTGTTCCCCCAAACCAACGATTTACCAGATAAGGCATTCCTACAGCTTCGGCTGTTTCTTTAACCGCCTCGCGCATAGGAAGCTTGGTTCCCACAAACAATATAACCTTTCCCTCTTCTGCAAGGCTTTTTATAACCTCCAGGGCCTCATCAAGTTTTTCACTTGTGCGAGCAACATCTATGATGTGTACATTGTTTCGCACACCAAAAATATACGGAAACATCCCCGGATGAACATGGCTTTTTAGGTGTCCAAATTGAACCCCAGCCTCAATAAATACCCTTAACTCTTTGGGTATGTCTGCTATATTTTCTTCTTCTGTTTTTTTAACCTCAGCTTCTGAGGTCTCTTTTTTGGTTTTTGGCATATGCTTGAAAGTATACCTAAAAAAAATTTTTATGGCAACCCCTCTCTACAAAATTGATAAAAAAAAGAACCCGTTGTCAGCAGGTTCTTTTCAAAGTTCTTTGTTGTTGTCACAATCCACACAATCATCAACATCCTCGGTTCTTTCATAATCTTCAATATGGTCAAGGTGATTTTTAATCAAGCTTTCATCATCAGTTCCAAATATGCGGCGCCTAATAAGGTCTTTAAGCATAAATTTTCCACCGGCTCCGACTCCGAGTATAATAATTGTTATCATAAAGAACGGTGTAATAAATCTTGGCAATCCAGCCACATCCAAGGCATTCAATATATATACCCCTGCTGTGAATACGGTAACACCCAACGCAACCAGTTCTCCGTGTCTTTTTTGCGGGATACCCGGCCTTACTATAGCAAATATGACATTATGCGCGACATAGCTGGATAAAATAATACTGTAACTCCATAAGTAGTCATCAACAAGCCGGACGCCTCCAAAAGCATCTACCGTTAAGAGCATCAGTATAATGCCTGTGGTATATACGCTTAAAAAATAGAGGGCGCTATTGTGCCTTTTGCGCTGCACTTTTGGCAAAGTTATGATTTTCGCAATTGATGCTAAGGTAATTATAGCCACTGTAATATCGATAGCTACAAAAGCCGCGTCCGGCATAATTTTGAAATTCCAAAACTGGAAACCTGCCAACAGTCCTACAAAAAACAGTACAGCAACGAAGCCCGTACCAACAAACTCGCCGTAAGAAGGCTGTGTTTTGGCATTGCCATTACTGTTCTTTTTTTCTATCTGCTCTTTTCTCTTTCTTTCCCTGTACAAAAGCGTACTTAAGAGAGAATAAGATAAATCAGCTGCCGCATAGGCCGCAACCACAGACGGTAAAAGAATCTCATCTGTAAAGCGCTTTCCTGTTGCGGACCAAAAAACAAGCGCTGTTATCAGAAGAGTAAAAATCATAACCGCCCAACGCAACACGGGGATAGCATCGCTTGGCGTTCTTTTTCCTATGAAATCCTTCATCTTAAACCACCTCCTTTCTTTCTGGATTGTTCAAGTTCTGCTTAAATTTAAACACAATTAGTTTTTTTTGACAACAACGCAACCACAACAAGTACTCACGGACGAATAAGCTTACGTCTTTCTTTATTTAGCCATACAAGGGGTTTACATGAAATTATATTTGCTATATAATATTTTTGTTTGTTACACATTTAATATTATTCATGAAAAAAGGAATACATCCCGAATACCATACAAAAGCAAAAGTAAAGTGCGCTTGCGGCACTGAATTTATAGTTGGCTCTACACTTAAAGAAACTGAAGTTGAAACCTGCAGCAGGTGCCACCCCCTGTACACAGGACAGGAACGCGGAGCTATTAAAGGAGGACGTGTTGAAAAATTCCAGGAACGTCTCCAGAAAAAAGAGGGCTACAAGAAAAAATCTGAAAAACGAGCACGAAAAACCGAAGAAAAAACCTAAGCTCGCTTCGCTCGCTTAAACCGCTGATAAATGCAGATAAAGCTGATAAGATGCGGATAGTATCGGCATAGAATCTGTTAAAATCAGCATAAATCCGCGGTTATTGTGAGGCAAAGCCGAACAGATGATGGCCTCTGAAGAAAGAAAAAAAATAAAAGAAGAGTATGATTCTATTACAAATAGCCTCTCGTCTCAAGAGGTTATTTCGGATCATAAAAAATTACAGGAACTTTCAAAGAGGCATCGTGAACTAAAAGAGTTGCTTGATATACAGGAAAAAATAGTTAAAGTTGAAAAAGAAATACAGGAAAATGAGCAAATAGCCGAAAGTGAGACTGAAGAAGAACTCAAAACGATGGCAGAAGAAGAACTTGAAAAAGACAAGATTTTGCTGGATGGCTTACAAAACGACTTAAATGAAAAACTATATCCTGAGCCGGGCGCGCATATTAATGAGGTAATTATGGAAATACGAGCGGGAGTAGGCGGAGATGAGGCAGCGCTTTTTGCGCAAAATCTTTTTAATATGTATACAAGATACGCGGAGCTAAACGGATGGAAATTAAATATCATAGAGGAAAGTATAAGTGATCTAAAGGGTATAAAAGATGTAACACTTGAAATATCCGGTGAGGGGGTGTATTCAAAACTCAAAAATGAGAGCGGAGTGCACAGGGTGCAAAGAGTGCCTGAAACCGAAAAAAACGGCAGATTACATACCTCAAGCGCCTCTGTGGCGGTTTTACCCAAAGCGAAGCCTATAGATATTGAAATAAAACCGGAAGATGTAAAAATTGAAACTTTTCGTTCTTCAGGGCCGGGAGGGCAAAATGTCAACAAAGTAGAAACAGCTGTGCGTGTAATACATATACCTTCCGGTATTGCTGTAGCATCCCAAGTGCACAAAAAACAAGCGCAAAACAAAGAAGCTGCCATGACACTGCTGAGAAGCCGCCTGCTTCAGCAAAAGCAGGAAGAGGCAGAAAGAAAGATACGTGCCGAAAGAAAAGAGCAGATAGGTTCCGGGGACAGAAGTGAAAAAATAAGAACCTACAACTTCCCGCAAGACAGAGTAACAGACCACAGAATAAACCACTCATGGCATGGCATTGATAAAATTATGGCCGGTTACATTGACGAAATAGTTGCAGAAATAAGAAAAGAATTGTAAAATAGCAATCCATCGGCAAGCTCAGGATACTGAGTTTATCGAAGTATAGAAAATCCATCGGCAAGCTCAGGATACTGAGTTTATCTAAGTATGGAAATCCTGGCGCTTAAAATATCGGCTCCATGGAAACGTTCCTTAATTGTTCCTTAACAACCCTACGACCACTTCAAACTTGAGAGCATAAGCTTTCATTTATTAACGCTTATAAAACTAATTTTTATCCGGCTCTCAATTTGAAGTTCAGACTTGCAGTTTTAAATATGGTTTTTAAAAATTTGTTTAAACCTGTAAGTCTCGATTGAGAATAGGACAACCTCTACCATGCAAAACGACAACAAAGTGCTATTGCCACATCTTACGCAAACAACAGAAAATATTTCAGCCAGCTCTGCTCAAAATAGCGGACAGACAACGCAAAGCTTCAATTCAAATTTCATAGTAACAGTAGCTGATTCAGGCGCAACTGAACTATCCGGACCTCGATTTCATGAAAAAACACAGAAAACAGAAAAATCCTACAACAATGGGTGGGGTGGAAAAATAAAAAACACCCTAAAGAAAAAAAAATCTGTTATTGTAGCATTTGGAATTATTCTTACTTCCATCGTGGGAGGAGTTCTTCTTGCAAGTACGCTTAACTCAGGAACAGAAAGCCTGCAGTCAAACTTAACTGCGGCAGTAAATACTGAGACAGTAGTAACAACAAATAATACAAGCACGCTGAATATTACATCTGAAAGCGCGACGGGAGAAATCACACAAACTGCAAGTTACGGCGAAGGTACAACTCATCTTGCCAGAAAAGCTGTATCTGAATACCTTGCTGTAAGCGGTGTTGAACTAAACGCGGAACAAAAAATATACGCGGAAGATTACTTGCGAAAAGCAACAGGCTCACAATCTCTTGAAGAAGGAGATGTGTTAATATTCGCGGCAAGCAACATAAAATCCGCTGTTGATGCCTCACTGGCACTCCAAGAGTGGCAACTAAACAACCTTTCCCAGTACACACAAAACGTACAGTTATAAAACTAAAAACCCCGCATTGCGGGGTTTTTAGTTTTATTTCAAAAGGGATCTACGCGCTCCGACGGCACTATCGTCGCCGGAACTGCGTAGTAATAAATAATACTACATAATTTAAAAAATGTCAATAATTATCGGCCTTCCAGTATGTCTATATCTCGTTGATACTCTGCCGCTCTTTTCATAACCTGGTCTCCGTAAAACCTGTTGACACTCAAATTCCTCGTACAACTGCCTGAGTAATATATAAGCGCGGAACACCACTCAGAATTATATGTCTGGGCTCTCGCTCCACCATCGCCCAGCTTTACAGCAGAAGCGACAAAGGCGTCCAGTATAAGCCAAGGGTCCGCCGGACGTCCTAAGAGTGAAGAAACTCTGCTATGATACCCTAGCCACGTTGTCGGCAAAAATTGTGCCGGGCCCATAGCGCCTCCATAGCCAAATGGATACGGTGTATGTGCCGGACAACTAATAGATCCGTCCGCGCCTATTGTGGGCTTTGCGGAAGTTGTAATAGCATTATTAACACACATTGCAGGCCAACAAGACACTCTTGTATTATATGGATCCCGTCCAACACTTTGTGTAATTTGCAAAAAGGCCTGAACATCATTTCTTGCGTGGTCCGCTCTCATTATTCTTGGAATAAGGCTACCACTGTTTACTCCTCTTCCCATACCTGTCTCATCTACCAAAGTGCACTGCCCAACATTTGCACCCCAAGAACTTTCCTGTTTTAAGATAGACAAAAGAAGTGCCGGGCGAACACCTGTAATTTCTCCCGCCCGCTTAGCATAGTCGTATGCCTCTTCAAAAGTTACCGCGATACCCGCGCCTTCAAGACGAAAGATTTGATTTCTAACTTCCTGTATTGTTTTTTGTTTTATCTCTGCGATTTCCCTGTATTCATATTCCTTGGACTTACTGGCATCAAGAAGATTTTCTTTTTCATCTACCTTTTCTGCAACCTGGGCTCTTTGAATAGTTTGTATTTGTAAAAACTGTGACTGCTCATCCCTTTTTGCTTCCATTTCACGCTGTTCCTCTTCTATATCCGCCTTTATCTCTTTTACATCATCTAAGGTGAGTTTTAGCCCCTCCTGTAAATTTCTCCTTCTTGCAATATCATTAAAGAAATCCGAAAGCGTGTCCCCCATCAATAAAATTTCTACAGATGAAGTGTCTTCCATCTTATAAAGCCCTAAAATAATACTGCTCAAAAGTTGTTTTTGTTTCTCTTCCTTTTCACTTAACTCTTCTATTGCCTGCTGGTTTGTACTAATAGCAACCCCGGTTTGCTGTATTACCAGTTGAGTCTGTTGCTGTTGTAGGCGTATTTTTCTTATCTCTGCCTCAAGTATGGCAATATCTCTTTCATAACTTGCAGCTTCCTGACTATGTTTGTTTAATTCACCCTGTATTTCGTTAAGTTCCGCCTGAAGAAGTTCCAGCTGTTGTTGTAATTCTTTTTTTTCCTGTTCTATGGTTTTTTGATTTGTCGCAGAACCCTCCTCCTGGGCAAGCCCCGTAAAACCAAAAGAAAACACTGCAAAAGCAATAAAAAAAACCGATACAGACAAGCACATTACCAAAACGTTAAAGCGTCGCAGGCAGTGTGTATCTACCGGTTTTTTATTTATATTAAATTTTAGAGGGTCCTTTTTCATTATCCCCATTATAGCACAACAGAGAAATTTATTCGGAGTCTTCCTCAGCTTCGCGTTCTTCTCTCTTTTCTTCACTTTCTGTCTTTATTTCAGCAATCTTATCATCTTCATCTCCCTCAAGAGTTTCGTCTTCTTCTTCTTCCGGTTCTTCCTCGCGCGGTTCTTCTATCTTAAATACAACTTCATCCTGTTCAACTTGGGCAGTAACTGTTGAAGGAAGGTTAAGGTCCTGAACCAATATAGAATCTTCTATGTTTTCTAATACGGAAATATCCACCTCAACTCCATGTATAAGATCCTTCGGTAGTGCCTTAATGGGTAGCTCGTACATGTTTTGAACCAAAACACCTCCCTGCTCTTTAACAGCGGGGGCCTCGTTAATACTCTCAATATCAATAGAAATTTCAATTTCCGTATCCATAGGAAGCTGATAAAAATCAATGTGAACAAATTCCCCACTTACAGGATGTACCTGTACATCACGTACAAGAACAACGTTATCCTCCTCCTCCTGTTTTTGTGCCTGTGTGTCCTTATTATCTTCTCCTCTTTCTTTTTCTGCTTCAGACTCCTCTGTCTTTACTTTCATATCTAACGCTATCAAAGTTGTTTCTCCCGCCTCTTTATAGACATTTAAAAACGTCTTCTTATTCACAGAAAGAGATATTGGTTTTATCCTGGGGCCATACATAACACCGGGAATTGAACCTTCCTTTAGAAGGTCTTTTGCTTTTATTTTATCAGGGTCTCGTTTTTTTACTTTTAGATGCAACATGGTTTTGTTCGGCTCCGTCTCACAAAAAGTATAAAGTATAGAGTATGAAGTATAAAGGGTGCTTGTAAAAAGCTTTGCTCTATACTTTATACTGTATACTCTATACCTGAACGAGCGTGAAGCGCGAGTTTTAAGCTCGCGGAGCGAGCTTATTCTTCTAATGCCTTGTGGAGCTCCAGAACATCATCAGCTGTTATGGGCTTCATCTTCTTAAACTTATCTATATCTTCTTTTGCCATATCCGTCAACATGCCAACCGTTGTTACAAATCCGGTTCCACTCTTTAAGACGAAAACTATAGCAGAACTCTTGCACTCTGAACACTGTGTATATATATGGCTCAATTCCGGTTTGCGCGCCAAAACATGCGCGTTTCTTGCCTGAAAAGAAATTCCGCAAACCGAGCAATTTCCTATATATTTAAACTCGAAGTCTGTCTTGCGCATAAGTGATATATTATTATAAATACCGCTGAATGTCAAAGCTATGCCTTGCCTGCTGCTCCAAATATTTCTAATTTCTGCTTTACAACCTCAGCTACCGCATTTCTGGCTACATCAAGATACTTATAGGGAGCAACTTCATCTGGGTTTTCCTCCAGGGATTTACGCAAAGCATCTGTATAAGCAACTCTGAGCTCTGTTGATATGTGTATGTTGTTAAACCCCATATCTACCAGTTTTTTCATATCCTCATCGCTAATACCGCTGCCTCCATGCAATACAAATGTCACATCGGGCAAAGCAGCTCTTAGTTTTTCAACAAGTTCAAAACGAATTTGTGGCTTATTGG from Candidatus Spechtbacterales bacterium encodes:
- the rpmE gene encoding 50S ribosomal protein L31, with the protein product MKKGIHPEYHTKAKVKCACGTEFIVGSTLKETEVETCSRCHPLYTGQERGAIKGGRVEKFQERLQKKEGYKKKSEKRARKTEEKT
- a CDS encoding 50S ribosomal protein L25; this encodes MLHLKVKKRDPDKIKAKDLLKEGSIPGVMYGPRIKPISLSVNKKTFLNVYKEAGETTLIALDMKVKTEESEAEKERGEDNKDTQAQKQEEEDNVVLVRDVQVHPVSGEFVHIDFYQLPMDTEIEISIDIESINEAPAVKEQGGVLVQNMYELPIKALPKDLIHGVEVDISVLENIEDSILVQDLNLPSTVTAQVEQDEVVFKIEEPREEEPEEEEDETLEGDEDDKIAEIKTESEEKREEREAEEDSE
- the prfA gene encoding peptide chain release factor 1 encodes the protein MASEERKKIKEEYDSITNSLSSQEVISDHKKLQELSKRHRELKELLDIQEKIVKVEKEIQENEQIAESETEEELKTMAEEELEKDKILLDGLQNDLNEKLYPEPGAHINEVIMEIRAGVGGDEAALFAQNLFNMYTRYAELNGWKLNIIEESISDLKGIKDVTLEISGEGVYSKLKNESGVHRVQRVPETEKNGRLHTSSASVAVLPKAKPIDIEIKPEDVKIETFRSSGPGGQNVNKVETAVRVIHIPSGIAVASQVHKKQAQNKEAAMTLLRSRLLQQKQEEAERKIRAERKEQIGSGDRSEKIRTYNFPQDRVTDHRINHSWHGIDKIMAGYIDEIVAEIRKEL
- the rpsB gene encoding 30S ribosomal protein S2, with the translated sequence MPKTKKETSEAEVKKTEEENIADIPKELRVFIEAGVQFGHLKSHVHPGMFPYIFGVRNNVHIIDVARTSEKLDEALEVIKSLAEEGKVILFVGTKLPMREAVKETAEAVGMPYLVNRWFGGTLTNWATISERVTHLKELKEKKGTEEWKKYPKHERLEMEKEIKKLEHVFGGIEQMEKLPDAVFITDARENEIATKEARRMKIKSIAITDTNVNPANVDVAIPANDDAVSSVVLILGKVREVILKNLPASSKARQAGLPAGRQAKKEK